Proteins from one Synergistaceae bacterium genomic window:
- a CDS encoding ABC transporter ATP-binding protein has product MNDIMLDIKNLTIHYSTEGGVVHAVEGLNLTLGRGESLGFVGETGAGKTTTALGIMRLIPNPPGKIMSGEIIFNGENLLTKSESEMRKIRGEKIAMIFQDPMTSLNPVMTVDKQIAEMISLHKNVSHSEALKLAGDMLELVGIRRERMHDYPHQFSGGMKQRVVIAIALACDPELLIADEPTTALDVTIQAQVLELMKELKQKFSASMILITHDLGIVADICDKVAIMYAGRVVEYADKRSLYTNPIHPYTRGLFRSVPDIDEDVDELPVIPGLMPDPVNLPPGCAFHPRCSMATEECAKVRPDMQEAEPGHFAACPFCVKKFLNGEAL; this is encoded by the coding sequence ATGAATGACATCATGCTTGACATAAAGAATCTCACGATACATTACAGCACGGAAGGCGGAGTCGTTCACGCTGTTGAAGGTCTGAATCTCACGCTGGGACGCGGTGAATCACTCGGCTTTGTCGGCGAGACAGGCGCGGGGAAAACAACAACCGCCCTCGGAATCATGCGCTTAATCCCTAATCCCCCCGGAAAAATTATGAGCGGTGAAATCATATTCAACGGTGAAAATTTGCTCACTAAGTCCGAGTCGGAAATGCGGAAAATTCGCGGCGAGAAAATAGCAATGATATTCCAAGACCCAATGACGAGCCTAAATCCCGTTATGACTGTCGACAAACAGATAGCCGAAATGATTTCCCTTCACAAAAATGTATCACACTCGGAGGCGTTAAAGCTGGCCGGGGATATGCTTGAGCTTGTTGGGATTCGCCGCGAGAGAATGCACGATTATCCGCACCAGTTTTCCGGCGGAATGAAACAGCGCGTGGTGATTGCGATTGCGCTGGCCTGTGATCCTGAATTGCTGATTGCTGACGAACCTACTACAGCACTTGACGTTACTATTCAAGCGCAGGTGTTAGAGCTGATGAAGGAACTGAAGCAAAAATTTTCGGCCTCAATGATTCTCATCACTCACGACTTGGGAATAGTTGCGGACATCTGCGACAAAGTTGCGATAATGTACGCCGGGCGGGTTGTGGAATATGCCGACAAAAGATCGCTCTACACGAATCCCATTCACCCATACACGCGGGGATTGTTCCGTTCAGTGCCGGATATTGATGAAGATGTTGACGAACTTCCCGTGATACCCGGCCTAATGCCTGACCCTGTGAATCTTCCGCCGGGCTGTGCGTTTCACCCCCGTTGCAGTATGGCGACAGAGGAATGCGCGAAAGTCCGTCCCGATATGCAGGAGGCGGAGCCGGGACATTTTGCGGCGTGTCCTTTCTGCGTCAAGAAATTTCTTAACGGGGAGGCGTTGTAG
- a CDS encoding efflux RND transporter periplasmic adaptor subunit: MLKIITRIRILLWVLALAGVGFLVSTQVRAKLNQAEANLRSLETQTETVYPVETETVKTSDWETWRSYYGQAKSAHTQNITTYEREIVRSVNVDVGSPVKAGQTLITLQVAARGAQVQSGQTAYDEAVLNYNRLKQLNAKGGISKSEVDAAYSRMKTAEASLKSTQSSLQRTSLKASINGIVAARNVEPGEIAEAGAVLLSIVDPKEMEADLMVSKKDITRINRNTPVEIRVDGKTHQGFVKRISPEAQSGSGLYPVTVGLPANSGILPGTYVEGRFRVDTQQSVVVIPSNVVVYRGNSQSVYVADGNKAKLTQITTGEGREGRVIVTSGLKAGDALITSGNRVLYDGVGIVRNVGIAGKTEQDDSNEG, from the coding sequence ATGCTAAAAATTATTACACGCATAAGAATTTTGCTGTGGGTGCTGGCTCTTGCCGGAGTCGGATTCCTCGTAAGCACTCAGGTACGCGCAAAGTTAAATCAGGCCGAGGCTAACCTGCGTTCGCTTGAGACTCAGACCGAGACAGTATACCCCGTAGAAACAGAGACGGTAAAGACATCAGACTGGGAGACATGGAGAAGCTATTACGGCCAGGCAAAGAGCGCGCATACACAGAACATAACGACATACGAGCGCGAAATAGTCAGGTCTGTGAATGTTGACGTGGGAAGCCCCGTAAAGGCCGGGCAGACCCTCATCACATTGCAGGTAGCCGCAAGAGGGGCGCAGGTTCAGTCCGGGCAGACGGCATACGATGAGGCAGTGCTGAACTATAACAGGCTCAAGCAGCTTAACGCTAAGGGCGGAATCTCAAAGTCAGAAGTTGACGCGGCATATTCACGCATGAAGACGGCGGAAGCCTCGCTCAAGAGTACGCAGTCATCTTTACAGCGCACAAGCCTCAAAGCCTCCATCAACGGAATCGTAGCGGCAAGAAATGTAGAGCCGGGAGAAATCGCAGAGGCCGGAGCGGTGTTGCTGTCGATCGTTGACCCGAAAGAAATGGAAGCCGATTTGATGGTGTCAAAGAAAGATATAACGAGAATCAACAGGAACACGCCAGTAGAAATCAGGGTAGACGGCAAAACACATCAGGGATTCGTGAAGCGCATTAGCCCCGAAGCGCAGTCAGGCTCAGGACTTTACCCCGTAACAGTCGGCCTCCCGGCAAACTCAGGAATACTACCGGGAACATACGTAGAGGGAAGATTCAGAGTCGACACACAGCAGAGTGTTGTTGTCATCCCGTCAAATGTCGTAGTCTACAGGGGTAACTCTCAGTCAGTTTACGTTGCTGACGGAAACAAAGCCAAACTCACGCAGATAACGACAGGAGAAGGCCGCGAGGGACGAGTCATAGTAACGTCAGGACTCAAAGCAGGAGACGCATTAATCACCAGCGGGAACAGGGTGCTTTATGACGGAGTCGGGATTGTCCGTAATGTAGGCATTGCGGGGAAAACTGAGCAGGACGATTCAAACGAGGGATAA
- a CDS encoding DEAD/DEAH box helicase family protein: MALRDYQLKAIRETYKWLREHDGNPCIVAPTGSGKAHIIAGFCEDILRKKADAKILVLSHVKELLVQDAEKIRLAWPEAPIGIYSAGLGTKQTDSITVAGIQSIWRKPYELGRIDVVIIDEAHMIQNEDEGMYRRLLSSLQEINPKIRMIGLTATPYRLGQGLLTEGDNAIFQALIEPVTIEELVQRKFLARLTSTFTDLKMNVEGIKKVQGDYEKQELESRVNSSDINAKVVAETIRRAGNRTAWLVFCVSISHAEKMRDEFIAQGVRAEAITSKTTSEQRARIFADFKAGKIRAVTNVGVATTGFDYPDIDVIVMARPTLSPGLYIQMSGRGMRVKSPGHHQDCLVLDFAGNIARHGAVTKIIPPRRTVKAGKKSQELGDMFKICPKCHKTVMKRARECVHCGHIFSELSDLNVNEDIMEGVNDSAAETQETPPGFTRMKVAYWYWKVVYRKKDRMPMIRVDFYGEDKLQGPKQLFLYIMDEDKSMKERAYRMIKSLLQGVKIPELEKFDSARILYELCETVKNNFTPPSWIEYRIEDRHDSHFHCIIPKWGWDE, from the coding sequence ATGGCATTGAGAGATTACCAGCTTAAAGCGATACGCGAGACATACAAATGGCTGCGAGAACATGACGGAAATCCCTGCATAGTAGCTCCGACAGGCTCAGGAAAAGCACACATCATAGCGGGCTTCTGCGAGGACATTTTACGCAAGAAGGCTGACGCGAAAATTCTAGTCCTCTCTCACGTGAAAGAGTTGTTAGTACAGGACGCGGAGAAAATCCGACTCGCATGGCCGGAAGCACCCATAGGAATCTACAGCGCGGGACTCGGCACAAAGCAGACCGACTCAATCACAGTAGCAGGGATCCAATCTATATGGCGGAAACCTTATGAGCTTGGCCGGATTGATGTCGTAATCATCGATGAGGCTCACATGATTCAGAATGAAGACGAGGGAATGTACCGCCGTTTATTGTCATCACTTCAGGAAATTAACCCTAAAATCCGCATGATAGGACTCACCGCGACACCCTACAGATTAGGGCAGGGGTTATTGACTGAGGGCGACAACGCTATATTCCAGGCGTTAATCGAACCCGTAACAATTGAAGAGCTTGTACAGAGGAAATTTCTTGCGCGACTGACATCAACATTCACAGACCTGAAAATGAATGTCGAGGGCATAAAGAAAGTACAGGGGGACTACGAGAAGCAGGAGCTTGAGTCCCGCGTCAACAGCTCAGACATTAACGCCAAAGTTGTCGCTGAGACTATACGCCGCGCCGGAAACCGTACAGCGTGGTTAGTGTTCTGCGTGAGTATCTCACACGCCGAAAAGATGAGGGACGAATTTATAGCGCAGGGAGTCAGGGCTGAGGCTATCACAAGCAAAACGACATCAGAGCAGCGCGCGAGGATATTCGCGGACTTCAAAGCGGGGAAAATCCGGGCGGTAACAAACGTAGGAGTCGCCACAACGGGATTCGATTACCCTGATATTGACGTTATCGTGATGGCTCGTCCGACTCTGTCGCCGGGACTCTATATTCAGATGAGCGGGCGAGGAATGCGCGTCAAAAGTCCGGGGCATCATCAGGATTGCTTAGTGTTAGACTTTGCCGGGAACATTGCCCGTCATGGTGCCGTAACGAAAATCATTCCCCCCCGAAGAACCGTAAAGGCCGGGAAAAAGTCCCAGGAGCTTGGCGACATGTTCAAGATCTGTCCCAAGTGTCATAAGACCGTCATGAAGCGGGCGCGGGAGTGCGTTCACTGCGGGCATATCTTCAGCGAACTGTCAGATTTGAACGTAAACGAGGACATAATGGAGGGCGTGAATGATTCTGCGGCTGAGACTCAGGAAACACCGCCGGGGTTTACGCGTATGAAGGTGGCTTACTGGTACTGGAAAGTAGTTTACCGGAAGAAAGACAGAATGCCGATGATAAGAGTCGATTTTTACGGAGAAGACAAATTGCAGGGGCCTAAACAGTTATTCTTGTACATCATGGATGAGGACAAATCAATGAAGGAACGCGCATACAGGATGATAAAAAGCCTTCTGCAGGGAGTAAAAATCCCGGAGCTTGAAAAATTTGACAGCGCGAGAATCCTTTACGAGCTTTGCGAAACTGTGAAGAACAATTTCACGCCGCCTTCATGGATTGAGTACAGAATCGAGGACAGGCACGACAGTCATTTTCACTGCATAATACCTAAATGGGGCTGGGACGAGTAA
- a CDS encoding ABC transporter permease: protein MLKYILRRIIMLIPVLLGVAFCVFTLLYFTPGDPARMVLGDLATDEAIKEFRDKEGLNDPFLVQFGNYVYKAVFKGDIGRSYSSKRPVMQEILTAFPYTLKLSAFAMIIAIIIGIPCGIISAIKQYSWFDTITMIFAMIGLSMPVFWLGLLLILLFAVRLRWLPSSGFSTFKAMILPSVALAAQSISMVTRMTRSSMLEVIRADYIRTARAKGQKESIVIGVHALRNALIPVVTLCGLQFGQLLSGAILTESIFAVPGVGRLMVNAIMSRDYPMVQGGVLFIAITFSIVNLLVDLLYAYIDPRIKAELK from the coding sequence ATGCTGAAATATATTCTGCGCCGTATCATCATGCTTATACCTGTTTTGCTCGGCGTTGCTTTCTGCGTTTTCACACTGCTTTACTTCACGCCCGGAGACCCCGCAAGAATGGTACTCGGCGACCTTGCTACGGATGAGGCAATAAAGGAGTTCCGCGACAAGGAGGGACTCAATGATCCGTTCCTCGTTCAGTTTGGGAATTACGTCTACAAGGCAGTATTCAAAGGCGACATAGGGCGGTCGTACAGCTCAAAGCGTCCCGTAATGCAGGAGATATTGACGGCGTTCCCCTACACGCTGAAATTGTCGGCGTTCGCAATGATTATCGCAATCATAATCGGAATCCCCTGCGGAATAATATCGGCCATAAAACAATACTCATGGTTTGACACAATCACGATGATTTTCGCCATGATCGGACTCTCAATGCCGGTCTTCTGGCTGGGACTGTTACTGATTCTGTTATTCGCCGTGCGTCTGAGGTGGCTTCCGTCGTCGGGGTTCTCAACGTTCAAAGCAATGATTCTCCCTTCAGTCGCATTAGCCGCGCAGAGTATCTCAATGGTAACGAGAATGACGCGCTCCTCAATGCTTGAAGTTATCCGCGCCGACTACATCCGCACAGCCCGCGCAAAGGGTCAGAAGGAAAGTATCGTTATCGGCGTTCATGCCCTGCGGAATGCGTTAATCCCTGTTGTAACGTTATGCGGGTTGCAGTTCGGGCAGTTGTTATCGGGGGCGATTCTCACGGAGAGTATTTTTGCGGTGCCTGGAGTCGGTCGGCTTATGGTCAACGCGATAATGAGCCGCGACTATCCTATGGTGCAGGGCGGAGTCCTGTTTATCGCAATCACATTCAGCATTGTGAATTTGCTGGTCGATTTGCTGTATGCGTACATTGACCCGCGAATCAAGGCCGAATTAAAGTAG
- the pepT gene encoding peptidase T, whose amino-acid sequence MYTTLEHFLKYVTYDTQSDEKAGLAGKVPSTDTQWELAREMEKELTERGFVNVSVSENCYVMGTLPANTDRKIPAIGFITHMDTAAEASGKNVKARVVKNYDGGNIVLNDALNVIMSPEDFPFMKDYIGHDLVVTDGTTLLGADDKAGMAEVMGAVDWIIAHPEFEHGKICVAFTPDEEISELASHLDIERFGADFAYTLDGGSLGEISYENFNAASATVNIHGRSVHPGSAKGLMLSAVMMGNEFLSMFPAHETPATTEKYEGYYHCLTFHGDTENAELHFIIRDHDMKKFEARKKFFADCVDWMRKKYGAERFDLEMHDQYYNMREKLDGHMHIVDLAVNAMKEIGIEPYFKAMRGGTDGAALTWRGLITPNIFIGGHNYHGRYEFVSVQVMEKATETVIKILELAAKTK is encoded by the coding sequence ATGTACACAACGTTAGAACACTTCCTGAAGTATGTTACGTATGATACACAGTCAGACGAGAAAGCCGGGTTAGCGGGAAAAGTCCCAAGCACCGACACACAGTGGGAATTAGCCCGCGAAATGGAGAAGGAATTGACCGAGCGCGGATTCGTGAATGTCTCAGTCAGCGAAAATTGCTACGTAATGGGAACATTGCCCGCCAACACAGACAGGAAAATTCCCGCAATAGGATTCATTACCCACATGGACACAGCTGCGGAAGCCTCCGGGAAAAATGTGAAGGCCAGAGTCGTCAAGAACTATGACGGGGGGAATATCGTCCTCAATGATGCGTTGAACGTCATAATGTCGCCGGAAGATTTCCCATTCATGAAGGATTACATCGGCCATGATTTAGTTGTTACGGACGGCACGACTCTTTTAGGGGCTGACGACAAAGCCGGGATGGCTGAAGTTATGGGTGCGGTTGACTGGATAATCGCTCATCCTGAGTTTGAGCACGGAAAAATCTGTGTTGCCTTCACGCCTGACGAGGAAATAAGCGAGCTTGCGAGTCATCTCGACATTGAGAGATTCGGGGCGGATTTCGCGTACACACTTGACGGCGGTTCACTCGGTGAAATCAGCTATGAGAACTTCAACGCCGCAAGCGCAACCGTAAACATACATGGCCGCTCCGTACATCCCGGTTCAGCAAAAGGACTCATGTTAAGCGCGGTAATGATGGGAAATGAATTTCTGTCGATGTTCCCGGCCCACGAGACTCCCGCAACGACTGAGAAATACGAGGGCTACTATCACTGCCTGACGTTTCACGGAGACACGGAGAACGCAGAGCTTCACTTTATCATTCGCGACCACGACATGAAGAAATTTGAGGCGCGGAAGAAATTTTTTGCCGACTGCGTAGACTGGATGAGGAAGAAATACGGCGCGGAAAGATTCGATCTCGAAATGCACGATCAGTATTACAACATGCGCGAGAAACTCGACGGACATATGCACATCGTTGACCTTGCTGTGAACGCAATGAAGGAAATCGGGATTGAGCCGTACTTCAAAGCCATGCGCGGAGGGACTGACGGAGCCGCGCTGACATGGAGAGGGTTAATCACGCCGAATATTTTTATCGGAGGCCACAACTATCACGGGCGGTATGAATTTGTGTCGGTTCAGGTCATGGAGAAGGCAACAGAGACCGTCATAAAGATTCTGGAGCTTGCTGCGAAAACAAAATAG
- a CDS encoding ABC transporter permease — protein sequence MTEKIIPELVRKRRSPFADVMLRLARSPLAMFGLAIIFMLVFCAIFAEMISPYSPIKQDLMHMFETPSSAHWLGTDEFGRDILSRLIYGARVSLQVGFIAVGIALVIGGMLGAVSGYYSGRLDNCIMRVMDVLLSIPQTLLAIAIVAALGPSLMNLMIAVGISAVPTYARIVRGSVLSIRSMEFIEAARAAGSSDLRIILKHIIPNSMAPIIVQSTLGVASAILNAAGLSFIGLGIQPPNPEWGAMLSGGRQYIRDFPHMTLYPGLAIMLTILALNFLGDGLRDALDPKLKR from the coding sequence ATGACAGAGAAAATTATCCCTGAGTTAGTCCGAAAACGCCGGAGTCCTTTTGCTGACGTAATGTTACGGCTTGCGAGGAGTCCTCTTGCTATGTTCGGGCTTGCGATAATATTCATGCTGGTATTCTGCGCGATATTTGCGGAAATGATTTCGCCCTACAGCCCGATAAAGCAGGACTTGATGCACATGTTCGAGACTCCATCATCGGCGCATTGGCTCGGAACAGACGAATTTGGCCGGGACATTCTGAGTCGTCTGATTTACGGCGCGAGGGTCTCATTGCAGGTCGGATTTATCGCTGTGGGAATCGCGCTTGTGATCGGCGGTATGCTCGGAGCGGTCTCAGGGTATTACAGCGGGAGACTCGACAACTGTATCATGAGAGTGATGGATGTGCTGTTGTCGATTCCTCAAACGTTACTGGCGATTGCGATTGTGGCGGCACTAGGGCCGAGTCTCATGAATCTTATGATAGCGGTAGGAATCTCAGCCGTCCCCACATATGCGAGAATCGTGCGGGGTTCGGTGCTGTCGATTCGGAGTATGGAGTTCATAGAGGCTGCGAGGGCGGCGGGAAGCTCCGACTTACGCATAATCCTCAAGCACATAATCCCAAACAGCATGGCACCCATCATAGTACAGTCAACACTTGGAGTCGCCTCGGCAATCCTGAACGCGGCGGGACTCTCGTTTATCGGTCTCGGAATCCAGCCCCCTAACCCTGAATGGGGCGCAATGTTATCGGGAGGCCGTCAATACATTCGCGATTTCCCGCACATGACTCTATATCCCGGACTCGCAATAATGCTCACGATTCTTGCGCTAAACTTTTTGGGCGACGGACTGAGAGACGCTCTTGACCCGAAATTGAAGAGGTGA
- a CDS encoding ABC transporter substrate-binding protein → MKRLVTVFIALIFALSLAGMSSAKDTLVVADQYDATTLDPIGHNDYPTSRACSHIYDTLIFLNPDGTLRPGLAEKWEFLSDTAYKMYLRKGVKFHNGDEMTAEDVKFSLERAKTPAGSHIHTYCQDLDHVEIVDPYTVIIHLKKVNYPFFSSLVHSWGNIVCKKVVEAAGDDYGMNPVGTGPFKFKEWAKGDHYTFERFDDYWGNKAKFETLIVRSIPEPTNRTIELETGAVDIAYPVTTIELGRIQDNDELVLQRKVIPSTTYMGFNVHKAPFDNLKVRQAIFALLDTVNIQRAVMRGVGQTPRSLIPAVTKYSINDELPVHERDVEKAKKLFAEAGVDPTKLKFVIRSNERKERIDMATIIQAQLAEAGIQTEIVQQEWGAYLNVLQQKQHDVFLLGWGLSVPDPDYAVAGLLETNAGTNYTTFSDPKLDEMLAKGRSLPDGPERAKVYKDMQLYINEQLPMIYLHNDEAIAGVRKIVKGFEVDPFEVHSFRNVYFEE, encoded by the coding sequence GTGAAAAGACTCGTAACAGTTTTCATTGCGTTAATTTTCGCGCTGTCTCTGGCGGGAATGTCATCCGCTAAAGATACGTTAGTTGTCGCTGACCAGTACGACGCTACCACGCTTGACCCTATCGGGCATAACGACTACCCGACAAGCCGCGCCTGCTCGCACATCTACGACACGTTAATTTTCCTCAACCCTGACGGAACACTCAGGCCGGGACTGGCTGAGAAGTGGGAATTTCTTTCCGATACGGCCTACAAGATGTACCTGCGTAAGGGCGTAAAGTTCCACAACGGAGACGAAATGACCGCAGAGGACGTGAAATTTTCCCTCGAACGCGCAAAAACTCCGGCAGGCTCTCACATTCACACATACTGCCAAGACTTAGACCACGTTGAAATTGTTGACCCCTACACCGTAATCATTCACCTGAAGAAAGTAAATTATCCGTTCTTCTCGTCTCTCGTCCACAGCTGGGGCAATATCGTCTGCAAGAAAGTCGTTGAGGCCGCCGGCGATGACTACGGTATGAATCCCGTAGGAACAGGGCCGTTCAAGTTTAAGGAATGGGCAAAGGGAGATCACTATACCTTTGAGCGTTTCGATGACTACTGGGGGAACAAGGCGAAATTTGAGACTCTCATAGTCCGTTCGATACCTGAGCCGACAAACCGCACAATCGAGCTTGAGACGGGCGCGGTTGATATTGCGTACCCCGTAACAACAATCGAGCTTGGGCGCATTCAGGATAATGACGAATTAGTGTTACAGCGCAAAGTTATCCCGTCAACAACATACATGGGCTTCAACGTCCACAAGGCACCGTTCGACAACCTGAAAGTGAGACAGGCAATTTTCGCGCTTCTCGACACCGTGAACATTCAGCGGGCGGTTATGAGGGGGGTAGGGCAGACTCCGCGCAGTCTGATTCCTGCCGTAACAAAATACTCAATCAATGATGAGCTTCCCGTTCATGAAAGAGATGTGGAGAAGGCCAAAAAGTTATTTGCTGAAGCAGGAGTTGACCCGACAAAACTGAAGTTCGTCATCCGTTCCAACGAGAGAAAAGAGCGCATAGACATGGCCACGATAATACAGGCTCAGTTAGCTGAGGCCGGCATTCAGACCGAAATTGTCCAGCAGGAATGGGGCGCATATCTCAATGTCCTTCAGCAGAAACAGCACGATGTATTTTTACTCGGCTGGGGATTGTCTGTGCCTGATCCTGATTACGCTGTGGCAGGACTTCTTGAGACAAACGCCGGGACAAATTACACGACATTCTCAGACCCGAAACTTGATGAGATGCTCGCAAAGGGCAGAAGCCTTCCTGACGGCCCGGAGCGTGCGAAAGTCTACAAGGATATGCAGCTCTATATCAATGAGCAGCTCCCGATGATTTACCTGCATAATGACGAGGCAATAGCAGGAGTCCGCAAAATCGTGAAAGGATTCGAGGTTGACCCGTTCGAGGTTCATTCGTTCAGGAATGTTTACTTTGAGGAATAA
- a CDS encoding ATP-binding cassette domain-containing protein, translating to MSDAYIRVENLKKYFATKRGMLHAVDDVSFEIMKGETLGLVGESGCGKSTLGRCLIRLLDSTSGKVLLKNPNDDGYTDVTKASPREMKELRKRVQIVFQDPYSCLNPRLSVWELIAEPLIVNNIYSDKNEMRKRIRSLMDTVGLAERLENSYPHELDGGRRQRIGIARSLALNPEFIVLDEPVSALDVCIQAQILNLLNALQKEYKYTYVFISHNLSVVRHVSDRIAVMYLGQIVELSEYKELFSKPLHPYTQALLSAIPLAKLDVRRERIILEGDVPSPIEPPQACRFAGRCRYAQEICRNTPPALREILPGHFAACHYAKETQ from the coding sequence ATGTCAGACGCATATATACGAGTCGAGAACCTCAAGAAATATTTTGCGACAAAACGCGGAATGTTACACGCTGTTGATGATGTCAGCTTTGAGATAATGAAGGGTGAAACTCTCGGCCTTGTCGGTGAGTCGGGCTGCGGAAAATCGACATTAGGGCGGTGCTTGATACGTTTGCTTGACAGCACATCGGGAAAAGTTTTGCTGAAGAATCCGAATGATGACGGCTACACGGACGTAACGAAAGCGAGTCCCCGCGAGATGAAAGAATTACGCAAGCGTGTGCAGATAGTATTTCAGGATCCGTACTCATGTTTGAATCCGCGCTTGTCCGTCTGGGAATTAATCGCAGAGCCGTTAATCGTCAACAACATTTACAGCGACAAAAACGAAATGAGGAAGCGAATCCGCTCATTGATGGACACAGTTGGACTCGCTGAACGACTCGAAAATAGTTACCCTCATGAATTAGACGGAGGAAGGAGACAGCGAATCGGAATCGCCCGGTCTCTTGCGCTTAACCCGGAATTTATTGTGCTTGATGAGCCTGTTTCGGCGTTGGACGTTTGCATTCAGGCGCAAATTCTGAATCTCTTGAACGCATTGCAGAAGGAGTACAAATACACCTATGTGTTTATCTCCCACAATTTGAGCGTAGTCCGCCATGTCTCAGACCGAATCGCAGTAATGTATCTCGGTCAGATTGTCGAGCTTTCAGAGTACAAAGAGTTATTCAGCAAGCCCCTTCACCCGTACACGCAGGCGTTACTGTCAGCAATTCCACTCGCAAAACTGGACGTAAGGCGCGAAAGGATTATACTTGAAGGCGATGTGCCGAGTCCGATTGAGCCTCCGCAGGCGTGCAGGTTCGCGGGGAGATGCCGTTACGCGCAGGAAATTTGCCGGAACACTCCGCCCGCATTGAGGGAGATTTTGCCCGGACATTTTGCGGCATGTCATTACGCAAAGGAGACGCAATAA
- a CDS encoding polysaccharide deacetylase family protein produces the protein MLRRIMLLFLAVFIFIEWGPLTDEREKYGIAKGNPFIREVVLTFDDGPRETGMQELDAVLSSFDVKATFFLVGKFAERYSNITLMLSYQGYEIANHTYTHPRLYQDHTAHIVRQAERCDEVLENLGIRKTRFLRPPGGHYNMEIFNAMRRMNLKLGLWSLNTADYTGRPPEEIYNVIAGSVRNGDIILMHSGTPNTVEALPRIIRELQRRGFTIVRLEDMWNGGRT, from the coding sequence ATGTTACGCAGAATTATGCTTCTCTTTCTTGCTGTGTTCATATTCATAGAATGGGGGCCTCTGACTGACGAGCGCGAAAAATACGGAATCGCTAAGGGCAATCCATTCATACGGGAAGTAGTGCTTACGTTCGACGACGGCCCGCGTGAAACGGGAATGCAGGAGCTTGACGCGGTACTCTCAAGTTTTGACGTAAAAGCGACATTCTTTCTTGTGGGAAAATTCGCCGAACGCTACAGCAATATTACACTCATGCTCAGTTATCAGGGCTACGAAATCGCCAATCATACCTACACTCACCCGCGGTTATACCAAGATCACACGGCGCACATTGTCCGGCAGGCAGAAAGGTGCGATGAGGTACTCGAAAATCTCGGCATAAGGAAGACACGTTTTCTCCGCCCGCCCGGAGGACATTACAACATGGAGATATTTAACGCTATGAGGCGCATGAATCTGAAGCTGGGACTGTGGAGCCTCAACACTGCCGACTACACCGGCCGGCCTCCTGAAGAAATCTACAACGTAATTGCCGGGAGCGTCCGAAACGGTGATATTATCCTCATGCATTCCGGGACTCCCAACACTGTAGAGGCACTGCCGCGAATCATCCGGGAGCTTCAGCGCAGGGGCTTTACGATAGTCAGGCTTGAGGACATGTGGAACGGCGGAAGGACATAA